From the genome of Colwellia psychrerythraea 34H, one region includes:
- the pstB gene encoding phosphate ABC transporter ATP-binding protein PstB encodes MISISPKALAPGSDKAIEKKLDLTNLTPEQVALDINKLNLFYGKKQALNNITMSIPKGQVTAFIGPSGCGKSTLLRSINRMNDLVDNCHISGEINLHGSNIYDKHVDVAELRRKVGMVFQRPNPFPKTIYENVVYGLRIMGENNRRRLDEAAEQSLRSAALWNEVKDRLHESALGLSGGQQQRLVIARAIAIQPEVLLLDEPTSALDPISTLTIEELINDLKKQFTVVIVTHNMQQAARVSDQTAFMYMGDLIEYSDTNTLFTTPLKKKTEDYITGRYG; translated from the coding sequence ATGATTTCTATTAGCCCAAAGGCGTTAGCGCCTGGCTCAGATAAAGCAATTGAAAAAAAGCTAGATTTAACCAATTTAACACCAGAACAAGTTGCCTTAGATATTAATAAATTAAATTTATTCTATGGTAAAAAACAAGCGCTAAATAATATTACTATGTCTATTCCCAAAGGGCAGGTAACAGCGTTCATTGGTCCAAGTGGTTGTGGTAAATCTACGTTATTACGCTCTATTAACCGTATGAATGATTTAGTTGATAATTGCCATATAAGTGGCGAGATAAACCTTCATGGCAGCAACATCTATGATAAACATGTTGATGTCGCTGAGCTAAGACGCAAAGTTGGCATGGTATTTCAACGACCGAACCCTTTTCCGAAAACCATTTATGAAAATGTAGTCTATGGTTTACGTATTATGGGGGAAAATAACCGTAGAAGGCTTGATGAAGCTGCCGAACAATCACTTCGTAGCGCGGCGCTTTGGAATGAAGTAAAAGACAGGTTGCACGAGAGTGCATTAGGTTTATCGGGCGGTCAGCAACAACGTTTAGTCATTGCTCGTGCTATTGCTATTCAACCTGAGGTTTTATTACTTGATGAACCTACTTCAGCACTCGATCCTATTTCAACCTTGACCATTGAAGAGCTAATCAATGATCTTAAAAAGCAATTTACCGTGGTCATTGTTACCCATAATATGCAACAAGCAGCACGGGTGTCAGATCAAACAGCATTTATGTATATGGGAGATTTAATAGAGTACAGTGACACCAATACTTTGTTTACCACGCCATTGAAAAAGAAAACTGAAGATTACATTACTGGCCGTTACGGTTAA
- the pstA gene encoding phosphate ABC transporter permease PstA: protein MNKWFKSGSPWIWLSAGGVSISLISVLGLLWLIASRGLSYFWPSELYQFDLTDQHGAKSVVIGEIYDREQIPVSQLAHLNLALDPEQEILERLLIKTGNRELVSLDFRWLLSHNIQKTQTPKDLVVVERRTHGNFYGFIESVVVDGKEVDKNKLDELLTRVDNFQDQIDDLQKSDIGAINYQLERLRLKTRKYQLQDKLTAELQVKIDSEIAALNQDYEILENELMGYREQISRDHIVMRAMDGQLVTINFEYILKVTFNNQLNTFEKTALFFSHIGSFLIEDPREANTEGGVFPAIFGTVLMVLLMTVIVSPFGVIAAIYLHEYAGKNAFTKLLRIAVINLAGVPSIVYGVFGLGFFVYMVGGSLDQLFYSENLPSPTFGTPGVLWSALTLAILTLPVVIVSTEEGLSRIPSTMRHGSLALGATKAETLWRIILPIASPAIMTGIILAIARAAGEVAPLMLVGVVKMAPNLPLDGNFPFLHLDRKFMHLGFHIYDVGFQSPNVEAARPLVFATALLLVTIIVALNMTAVSIRNKLRERYKMLEH from the coding sequence ATGAATAAGTGGTTTAAATCAGGTTCACCGTGGATATGGTTATCGGCAGGTGGCGTAAGTATCAGTTTAATTTCAGTGTTAGGCCTATTATGGCTTATCGCTTCACGGGGCTTGTCATATTTTTGGCCAAGTGAGTTATATCAATTTGATCTTACCGATCAACATGGCGCTAAGAGTGTTGTCATTGGTGAAATCTACGATAGAGAGCAAATTCCGGTAAGCCAATTAGCACATTTAAATTTGGCGCTTGATCCAGAACAAGAAATATTAGAGCGACTGTTAATCAAAACAGGTAACCGCGAGCTGGTGAGTTTAGATTTTCGTTGGTTGTTAAGTCATAACATTCAAAAGACACAAACACCAAAAGATTTAGTTGTGGTTGAACGTCGTACTCATGGTAACTTTTACGGTTTCATTGAAAGTGTAGTGGTTGATGGAAAAGAAGTAGATAAAAACAAGTTGGATGAATTATTAACGCGTGTTGATAATTTTCAAGACCAGATCGATGATTTACAAAAGTCAGATATTGGTGCTATCAACTATCAATTAGAACGTTTGCGATTAAAAACGCGTAAATATCAATTGCAAGATAAGCTAACGGCTGAGTTACAAGTAAAAATTGATAGCGAAATAGCGGCACTGAACCAGGACTACGAAATACTAGAAAACGAGCTGATGGGATATCGAGAGCAGATATCACGTGATCATATCGTGATGCGTGCTATGGACGGTCAACTCGTTACTATTAACTTTGAATATATTCTTAAAGTCACATTTAATAATCAACTTAATACCTTTGAGAAAACGGCATTATTCTTTAGCCATATTGGTTCATTTCTCATCGAAGACCCTCGCGAAGCTAATACAGAAGGCGGTGTATTCCCTGCTATTTTTGGTACCGTGCTTATGGTGTTATTAATGACAGTCATTGTTTCACCGTTTGGTGTTATCGCGGCTATCTACCTACATGAGTATGCCGGTAAAAATGCATTTACTAAGCTGCTACGCATTGCGGTTATCAACTTAGCCGGCGTTCCCTCTATTGTTTACGGGGTATTTGGTTTAGGGTTCTTTGTTTATATGGTGGGTGGCTCACTCGACCAACTATTTTATTCAGAAAACTTACCTAGCCCTACTTTTGGTACGCCGGGTGTTTTATGGTCAGCGTTAACGTTAGCCATATTAACCTTACCGGTAGTTATTGTTTCAACAGAGGAAGGCTTATCACGCATTCCATCGACTATGCGTCATGGTTCATTAGCGTTAGGAGCAACCAAGGCCGAAACGTTGTGGCGAATTATTTTACCTATTGCCAGTCCTGCTATTATGACGGGTATTATTTTAGCGATTGCTAGAGCAGCTGGTGAGGTTGCGCCATTAATGTTGGTTGGTGTAGTTAAGATGGCACCTAACCTACCTTTGGATGGTAACTTCCCATTCTTACACTTAGATAGAAAGTTCATGCATCTAGGCTTTCATATTTATGATGTTGGTTTCCAAAGTCCTAATGTTGAAGCCGCACGTCCATTGGTTTTTGCAACAGCCTTACTATTAGTAACTATCATTGTTGCTTTAAATATGACCGCCGTTTCAATCCGTAATAAATTACGTGAAAGATATAAGATGCTAGAGCACTAG
- a CDS encoding ABC transporter permease subunit, whose amino-acid sequence MASLISSNRSRGVKNSLAKWLITLGGISVLFTLVLIFLYLLYVVKPIFDSAKIEPKVSISLDLTSNEKVLSTGVDELQEVAYEITEAGNIDFYYLKASASESDNQFAVGDNALSMSLFSSEDFNQEQVVNVVNSFSANKLLHTIKGKTLLIQPSFYAKYANDTREIIPQVNYPLGQNSLVIDEQQTPLSQLAFAMDDERIVFVAFTEDKRLIKTSFIAEDDFSSSSDGDDVEYETIFQQIELTDDVIDEIKVTPDLSLAFIRSASTVYVYSLNDDEEVSLKATITPTLDNSNTYLTSMALLSGSSSVLLGDSSGRISQWFEVATESGRQFKQIRSFNANDGEASYDKNNKTSSAITAIYTEQYRKSFYTMTNSGMVNVFYTTSSAHLWQGKLASTQPEAFSIAPRANGLIIIGNDPLDASNKSLQAFSVHNEHPEVTWQALWQEVWYEGYPEPDYIWQSTSGSDDFEGKFSLVPISFGTIKAALYAMLFAVPIALTAAIYTAYFMTPGMRKKVKPTIEMMEALPTVILGFLAGLWLAPLMEEYLPAIFLLFIFLPLATLITAFSWHKLPNQLKDKLPETLAPILLIPVIILATYAAFSLSPLLENSFFNGDMRQYLTNDLGINFDQRNALVVGIAMGFAVIPTIFSMAEDAIFSVPGHLTSGSLALGATQWQTLIGVVLLTASPGIFSAVMMGLGRAVGETMIVLMATGNTPILDWSIFQGMRTLAANIAVEMPESEVGSSHYRILFLAAFVLFIFTFIFNTAAEFVRQRLREKYSSM is encoded by the coding sequence GTGGCAAGTCTTATTAGTTCGAACCGAAGCCGTGGGGTTAAAAATTCATTGGCAAAATGGTTAATAACCCTCGGTGGTATTAGCGTTTTATTTACCCTAGTGCTGATTTTTTTGTATTTACTTTACGTAGTAAAACCTATTTTTGACTCTGCTAAAATTGAGCCAAAGGTTAGTATTAGTCTAGACTTAACAAGTAATGAAAAAGTGTTAAGTACTGGCGTTGATGAGTTACAAGAAGTGGCTTATGAAATTACAGAAGCTGGTAACATTGATTTCTATTATTTAAAAGCCAGCGCCTCTGAATCAGACAACCAGTTTGCTGTTGGTGATAATGCGCTTTCTATGTCTTTATTTTCAAGTGAAGACTTCAATCAAGAACAAGTGGTTAATGTAGTTAATTCTTTTTCAGCGAATAAATTACTTCATACCATCAAGGGTAAAACGTTATTAATTCAGCCAAGCTTTTATGCTAAATACGCTAATGATACCCGTGAAATAATCCCTCAAGTAAATTATCCTCTCGGTCAAAATTCACTAGTTATTGATGAACAACAAACACCGCTTTCTCAATTAGCCTTTGCAATGGATGATGAAAGAATTGTTTTTGTTGCTTTTACTGAAGATAAACGTTTAATAAAAACAAGCTTTATTGCTGAAGATGACTTCAGTTCTTCTAGTGATGGTGATGATGTTGAATACGAAACTATTTTTCAACAAATTGAGCTTACTGATGATGTCATTGATGAAATAAAAGTGACACCTGACTTAAGTTTAGCTTTTATTCGAAGTGCTTCAACGGTGTATGTATATTCGCTAAATGATGACGAAGAAGTCAGCCTTAAAGCAACAATTACACCGACTCTCGATAATAGCAATACTTACCTTACCTCAATGGCACTGCTTTCAGGGAGTAGTTCTGTTTTATTAGGTGATAGTAGTGGTCGAATCAGTCAGTGGTTTGAAGTCGCAACGGAATCAGGTCGCCAGTTTAAGCAAATTCGAAGCTTCAACGCTAATGATGGCGAAGCGAGTTATGACAAAAACAACAAAACATCAAGTGCGATAACCGCTATTTATACTGAGCAATACAGAAAGAGTTTTTACACCATGACCAATTCAGGTATGGTTAATGTTTTCTATACCACCAGCTCAGCACATCTTTGGCAAGGCAAACTTGCCTCAACTCAACCCGAAGCATTTTCGATAGCGCCTCGTGCTAATGGTTTGATTATTATTGGTAATGACCCTCTTGATGCTTCTAATAAAAGTTTACAGGCTTTTAGTGTTCATAATGAGCATCCAGAAGTTACTTGGCAAGCGCTATGGCAGGAGGTTTGGTATGAAGGTTACCCTGAGCCAGACTATATCTGGCAATCAACATCAGGCTCTGATGACTTTGAAGGTAAGTTTTCTCTAGTACCTATTTCTTTTGGTACTATTAAAGCGGCTTTATATGCGATGTTATTTGCAGTACCTATTGCCTTAACTGCTGCGATATATACCGCCTACTTTATGACACCGGGAATGCGTAAAAAAGTTAAACCGACCATTGAAATGATGGAAGCATTACCTACCGTTATTTTAGGGTTTTTAGCAGGTTTATGGTTAGCGCCGTTAATGGAAGAATATTTACCAGCAATATTCCTGTTATTTATTTTCTTACCTTTAGCAACACTAATCACTGCGTTTTCTTGGCATAAATTACCAAACCAGCTCAAAGACAAACTGCCAGAAACATTAGCACCCATTTTGTTAATTCCTGTGATAATACTAGCCACCTATGCGGCCTTTTCTTTATCACCACTGCTTGAAAACAGTTTCTTTAATGGTGATATGCGCCAATACCTAACCAATGACCTAGGTATCAACTTTGATCAACGTAACGCTCTAGTTGTTGGTATTGCGATGGGATTTGCTGTTATACCTACTATTTTCTCTATGGCTGAAGATGCTATTTTCAGTGTGCCAGGTCATTTAACAAGCGGTTCATTAGCATTAGGGGCAACACAATGGCAAACATTAATCGGTGTGGTACTTCTAACTGCCAGTCCCGGCATATTTTCTGCTGTGATGATGGGCCTTGGTCGTGCAGTTGGTGAAACAATGATTGTCTTGATGGCAACGGGTAATACGCCGATTTTAGATTGGAGTATCTTCCAAGGTATGAGAACACTTGCAGCAAACATTGCGGTAGAAATGCCCGAATCTGAAGTAGGCAGTTCCCATTACCGAATATTATTCTTGGCAGCATTTGTACTCTTTATCTTCACCTTTATTTTCAATACCGCAGCAGAATTTGTTCGTCAACGATTACGCGAAAAATACAGCTCAATGTAG
- a CDS encoding NAD-dependent epimerase/dehydratase family protein has protein sequence MTQFKKIKQELLNSPKTWLITGCAGFIGSNLLETLLLLNQKVVGLDNFATGHQHNFDEVQTQVSAEQWQNFYFVKGDIRQLEDCQTALSHYKSGVDYILHQAALGSVPRSIADPLLTNSANITGFLTMLTAAKETQVKSFVYAASSSTYGDHPALPKVEDAIGKPLSPYAVTKYVNELYADVFHKTYGLNCTGLRYFNVFGKRQDPDGAYAAVIPKWTVAMIANEELLINGDGETSRDFCFVENAVQANILAATANDAGKNQVYNVALGDRTSLNTLFNSLKVALQANGVDYQKSPTYQDFRAGDVRHSQADISKAKSLIGFEPEFKIQQGIDKAMPWYIKFLN, from the coding sequence ATGACTCAATTTAAAAAAATTAAACAAGAACTACTCAATTCACCAAAGACTTGGCTTATCACAGGTTGTGCTGGTTTTATTGGTTCGAATCTTTTAGAAACATTACTTTTATTAAATCAGAAAGTTGTCGGTTTAGATAACTTCGCTACGGGTCATCAGCACAACTTTGATGAAGTTCAAACACAGGTTTCGGCTGAGCAATGGCAAAATTTTTATTTTGTTAAAGGTGATATTCGCCAATTGGAAGACTGTCAAACCGCGTTAAGCCATTACAAAAGTGGTGTTGATTATATCCTTCATCAAGCAGCGTTAGGCTCAGTACCTAGATCAATTGCTGATCCCCTATTAACTAACTCAGCAAATATTACCGGTTTTTTGACTATGTTAACGGCAGCGAAAGAAACTCAAGTTAAAAGCTTCGTTTACGCTGCATCAAGTTCTACTTATGGAGATCACCCAGCATTACCTAAAGTTGAAGATGCTATCGGTAAACCGCTATCTCCTTATGCAGTAACTAAATATGTAAATGAGCTTTATGCCGATGTGTTTCATAAAACCTATGGTTTGAATTGCACTGGCTTACGCTACTTTAATGTTTTTGGTAAAAGACAAGACCCTGACGGCGCTTATGCTGCGGTAATCCCTAAGTGGACAGTTGCAATGATCGCTAATGAAGAATTACTTATAAATGGTGATGGTGAAACGAGTCGCGATTTCTGTTTTGTTGAAAATGCCGTACAAGCTAATATTTTAGCTGCAACGGCCAATGATGCAGGTAAAAACCAAGTGTATAATGTTGCCCTCGGTGATAGAACGAGTTTAAATACCTTATTTAATAGCTTGAAAGTTGCCTTACAAGCAAATGGTGTTGATTATCAAAAGTCGCCAACGTATCAAGATTTTAGAGCAGGTGATGTTAGACATTCACAGGCTGATATTTCTAAAGCAAAATCTTTGATTGGCTTTGAGCCTGAGTTTAAAATTCAACAAGGTATAGACAAAGCGATGCCTTGGTATATTAAATTCTTGAATTAA
- the tviB gene encoding Vi polysaccharide biosynthesis UDP-N-acetylglucosamine C-6 dehydrogenase TviB: protein MLHSLKNVKLGIIGLGYVGLPLAVEFGKKYPTLGFDINTKRVGELKQGHDFTLEVSSEELADSEFISYSADVDDLKNCNIYIVTVPTPIDKHKQPDLTPLVKASAMLAKVINKGDIVIYESTVYPGATEEVCLPEVERHSGLVFNQDFYAGYSPERINPGDKEHRVTNILKVTSGSTPEISDFIDSLYKSIITAGTYQASSIQVAEAAKVIENTQRDLNIALINELAVIFNKLNIDTEEVLKAAGTKWNFLPFRPGLVGGHCIGVDPYYLTHKAQSIGYNPEVILAGRRINDSMGEYVVSQLVKTMLKRKLPVNGANVLVMGLTFKENCPDVRNTKVVDILSELAEFDINVDVYDPWVNPKDAKHEYDVDLISAPKHSFYDAVIFAVAHDQFKALSADDIKLLMKKDHVIYDLKYMLDKELADIRL from the coding sequence ATGTTGCACTCATTAAAAAACGTGAAGCTAGGCATTATAGGTTTAGGTTATGTTGGTTTACCTCTCGCAGTAGAGTTTGGTAAAAAATACCCTACTTTGGGGTTTGATATCAACACCAAACGTGTTGGCGAATTAAAGCAAGGACATGACTTTACTTTAGAAGTATCGAGTGAAGAATTAGCTGATTCTGAATTTATTTCATATTCTGCTGACGTTGACGATTTAAAAAATTGTAATATCTATATTGTTACCGTGCCGACGCCTATCGACAAACATAAACAACCTGATTTAACCCCATTAGTAAAGGCGAGTGCTATGCTTGCTAAAGTGATTAATAAAGGTGATATCGTCATTTATGAATCTACGGTATATCCGGGAGCAACCGAAGAAGTTTGTTTACCGGAAGTTGAGCGTCACTCTGGTTTAGTGTTTAACCAAGATTTTTATGCCGGTTATAGCCCTGAACGCATTAACCCGGGTGATAAAGAACATCGAGTAACGAATATCCTTAAGGTAACTTCGGGCTCAACGCCAGAGATTAGCGACTTTATTGACAGTTTATATAAATCAATTATTACAGCAGGTACCTATCAAGCATCAAGTATTCAAGTGGCTGAAGCGGCAAAAGTCATTGAAAATACTCAGCGAGATCTAAATATTGCTTTGATCAATGAGCTTGCCGTCATTTTTAATAAATTGAATATTGATACTGAAGAAGTATTAAAAGCAGCCGGTACTAAATGGAACTTCTTACCATTTAGACCTGGTCTTGTCGGCGGTCACTGCATTGGTGTTGATCCTTATTATTTGACTCATAAAGCACAATCTATAGGTTACAATCCCGAGGTCATACTTGCTGGTCGTCGCATTAATGACTCTATGGGCGAATATGTGGTTTCACAGTTAGTGAAAACTATGCTTAAAAGGAAGTTACCAGTTAATGGCGCTAATGTTCTCGTTATGGGTTTGACCTTTAAAGAGAACTGCCCTGATGTGCGAAATACCAAAGTTGTTGATATTTTGTCTGAGTTAGCTGAATTTGATATTAATGTTGATGTATACGATCCTTGGGTTAATCCTAAAGACGCAAAACATGAATATGATGTTGACTTAATATCAGCACCTAAGCATAGCTTCTATGACGCGGTTATTTTTGCAGTAGCTCATGATCAATTTAAAGCATTATCCGCAGATGATATTAAGTTATTGATGAAAAAAGATCATGTGATTTATGATTTGAAATATATGCTAGACAAAGAATTAGCTGATATTCGCTTATAA
- a CDS encoding SLBB domain-containing protein, with the protein MITAIENFFKNNNVNVVKSLFGILLISTFLLANLPLKALAANQISQQQMEQFKKLPPSQQEALAKSMGVDLNSIKGQLSKGGSSEEKKNTETFPRGTQFDAEGNPISEEELEKLENSDELKPFGYDVFANSPQTFAPMMDIAIPADYIIGPGDNISIQVFGKEKDELELTVNREGQIIFPSHGPFTVSGLSFNEMKRLLTARIKEKVIGVDVVVGIASLRSMRVFVLGDAHKPGPYTLSSLSSITHAIFAAGGISDIGSLRNIQLKRAGKLVTTLDLYDLLIKGDSRSDVLLQSGDVIFIAPKGNTISIEGEVRRPAIYELSQNENFNDVLAMSGGLLPTAFAKTTRVERYNQDSLRTVVNIDLTKKNDLAKKAHAGDAVYVMKAAEMFEQSITVIGAVTRPGKYQWQTGQRITDIFPNIDSHLLHSADLNYSIVVREIDIARNIEILQFDLAKAISASNSKDNIILQGNDKIIVFANIIKLIDSKINLDSLAFTQDNLTKKEQDLAKEKYKQKQFWLKYGDSEQVAQFDSEEAAAAKLVEQSIAQFSGGELEEELDPKELTIFSRQRLLMPIIEKLKRQGKSGQPIQLVEADGEVKFPGIYPLAKNARVSDLIAAAGGLTESAYVVRAEVSRNQIINNRAQQTSLMFSLSGALAGDEKDNVILNSKDRLNIHQVPAWSENSVVELRGEFVFPGKYTVRRGESLADLITKAGGFTKFAHQEGSVFTRVQLREIEQQNLLKLTADLRIEMASKSMSDQNYSQSYAEVQQMLADMANVQPVGRLVLDLPRVMNNKSYDVLLEGGDVLYVPTLKNSINVVGQVQVTSSHIYDINLSADDYLSQSGGSKKRADEDRIYIISANGSIKMMDSGNWFSSDSGDNLRPGDTIVVPLDAEYMNNLALWTSVTGIIYNSAVAIAAISGI; encoded by the coding sequence ATGATAACCGCTATTGAAAATTTTTTTAAGAATAACAACGTTAATGTTGTAAAATCTTTATTTGGTATTTTACTGATATCGACTTTCCTCCTTGCTAATTTACCTTTGAAAGCGCTTGCTGCAAATCAGATAAGCCAACAGCAAATGGAGCAATTTAAAAAATTACCTCCTTCGCAACAAGAAGCGCTTGCTAAAAGTATGGGCGTTGATCTAAACAGTATAAAAGGTCAATTATCGAAAGGGGGTTCTAGTGAAGAAAAAAAGAATACAGAGACCTTCCCACGTGGAACTCAATTTGATGCTGAAGGAAACCCTATTTCTGAAGAAGAATTAGAGAAGCTAGAAAATAGCGATGAACTCAAACCTTTTGGTTATGATGTTTTTGCTAATTCACCGCAAACCTTTGCCCCTATGATGGATATTGCTATTCCTGCAGACTATATCATTGGTCCAGGTGATAACATTTCTATTCAAGTATTTGGTAAAGAAAAAGATGAACTTGAATTAACGGTAAACCGTGAGGGACAAATTATTTTTCCTTCTCACGGGCCTTTTACTGTTTCAGGTTTATCATTTAATGAAATGAAGCGTTTGTTGACCGCACGAATTAAAGAAAAAGTTATTGGTGTTGATGTTGTTGTCGGTATCGCTTCTTTGCGCTCTATGCGTGTTTTTGTTTTAGGTGACGCTCATAAACCAGGGCCTTATACTTTAAGTTCATTATCTAGTATTACCCATGCTATTTTTGCGGCTGGCGGTATTAGTGATATCGGTAGTTTACGTAATATACAACTTAAACGTGCTGGTAAGTTAGTTACCACCCTAGACCTATATGACTTGTTGATTAAAGGTGATTCACGTAGCGATGTACTATTGCAATCTGGTGATGTTATTTTCATTGCACCTAAAGGCAATACTATCAGTATTGAAGGTGAAGTTCGACGCCCAGCTATTTATGAATTAAGCCAAAACGAAAACTTTAATGATGTTTTGGCTATGTCCGGTGGGCTTTTACCTACAGCCTTTGCTAAAACAACTCGTGTTGAACGTTATAATCAAGACTCCTTACGTACTGTTGTTAATATTGATCTGACTAAAAAAAATGACTTAGCTAAAAAAGCACATGCAGGTGATGCGGTTTATGTGATGAAAGCTGCTGAGATGTTTGAACAGTCTATCACTGTTATCGGTGCAGTAACCCGTCCTGGAAAATACCAATGGCAAACCGGTCAGCGTATCACGGATATCTTCCCTAATATCGACTCTCATTTATTACATTCGGCCGACCTTAATTATTCTATTGTTGTGCGTGAAATTGATATTGCCCGTAATATTGAAATCTTACAATTTGATTTAGCTAAAGCTATTTCAGCGTCAAACTCAAAAGATAATATTATTTTACAAGGCAACGATAAGATCATAGTTTTTGCCAACATCATTAAATTAATTGACAGTAAAATCAACTTAGATTCTTTGGCTTTTACTCAAGATAACCTCACCAAAAAAGAACAAGATTTAGCGAAAGAGAAATATAAACAAAAACAATTTTGGTTGAAATACGGCGATAGTGAGCAAGTCGCTCAATTTGATAGTGAAGAAGCTGCTGCAGCTAAATTAGTTGAACAATCTATAGCTCAGTTTAGTGGTGGAGAATTAGAAGAAGAACTTGATCCTAAAGAATTAACAATTTTTTCTCGTCAACGTTTATTAATGCCTATTATTGAAAAATTAAAACGTCAAGGCAAGTCCGGTCAACCAATTCAATTAGTTGAAGCGGACGGTGAAGTGAAGTTTCCAGGGATATATCCTTTAGCTAAAAATGCCCGTGTATCTGATTTAATTGCCGCTGCAGGCGGCTTAACTGAGTCGGCTTATGTGGTACGTGCTGAGGTTTCTCGTAATCAGATTATTAATAATAGAGCACAACAAACGTCGCTAATGTTTAGTTTAAGTGGGGCTCTTGCTGGTGATGAAAAAGATAATGTTATATTAAACTCAAAAGATAGGTTGAATATTCATCAAGTTCCAGCCTGGAGTGAAAACAGCGTTGTTGAGCTACGAGGTGAATTTGTCTTTCCGGGTAAATATACCGTACGTCGTGGTGAGAGTTTGGCCGACTTAATAACTAAGGCCGGTGGTTTTACCAAATTTGCCCATCAAGAAGGCTCTGTTTTTACGCGGGTGCAATTACGCGAAATTGAGCAACAGAACTTGTTAAAATTGACCGCAGATTTACGTATAGAAATGGCCTCTAAATCCATGTCTGATCAAAACTATTCGCAATCTTATGCTGAAGTACAGCAAATGTTAGCAGATATGGCTAATGTACAGCCCGTTGGACGTCTAGTGCTTGATTTACCTAGGGTAATGAATAACAAAAGCTATGACGTTCTTCTTGAAGGTGGTGATGTGTTATATGTTCCTACTTTGAAAAATTCTATTAACGTTGTCGGCCAAGTACAAGTCACTTCATCACATATATACGATATTAATTTATCAGCAGATGATTATTTATCTCAAAGTGGTGGTAGCAAAAAACGTGCAGATGAAGACCGAATTTATATTATTTCTGCCAATGGTAGTATTAAAATGATGGACAGCGGTAATTGGTTTAGCAGTGATTCCGGTGATAACTTAAGACCAGGTGATACCATCGTTGTACCACTTGATGCTGAGTATATGAATAACTTAGCATTGTGGACCAGTGTAACAGGCATCATCTACAATTCGGCAGTGGCAATTGCTGCTATCAGCGGTATTTAA